CGAGCACTACCCGGATGGCTGTCAAGCCCAGCTGCTGTAGCTGGTGCCGAATTTCCAGAGATGAGGCAAGCTTTTCGGGAGGGGTCGGCATTGCGTGGGATCCCTTTGGTTATTAGCTTTTTAAGTCATGCAAATATTAGCTTTTTCGGTTTCCCTCTAGGACCCAAAAAGATGCGTGTCCCATAGCGCCCCTTGAGTTTGGTGGAGTTAAGATTCCCCGAAGAAAAATACAAAAAGGATTGAAAATAAATAAAAAATAAAGTATATTGTGCCTTAGAGGAAAGAGGATGGAATTAACCGAAGAGCAAAAAACTGTAGTCAATCATCAGGGCGATGCCTGTGTTAATGCTGTGGCCGGATCAGGGAAAACATCTACCCTGATCAGCTATGCTCAGGCCAGGCCTCAAGGGCGAATTCTTTATCTGGCGTTCAATCGCAGCGTAAAAGATGAAGCTGTTCGTAAATTTAGGGCGGCAGGGTGTCGCAACGTGACGGTGGAAACAGCTCACTCTCTGGCCTTCCGGATGCTCGATGTTCGCAACCAGTTCCAACTGCTGCAAGGTGGGAGTTTGCGCATTCCGGAAATTCTGGAAATGTGTGATATCTTCCCCAGCCCTAAAGAACCAACCGCCCACCTTGTCCTTGCCAGGCACGTCCAACGCCTGATCTCCATGTTCTGCAACAGCGAGAAGCGCTCGTTTAGCGAAATTGACTATCTCTCAACAGTTAAAGATGGCAAGGCTAAAGAATTTGTCACTCGCCATGCTCCCTTGATTTATGATTTAGCTCGCGACCTTCTGGGGCGCATGTATAAAAAAGAAATCCCGGTCAGCCATGACGCTTATCTGAAGTTCTGGCAGCTTCAGGGCCCGCAGATGCAGAACTTCTCCCATCTATGTTTTGACGAAGGACAGGACGCAAGCCCCGTTATGCTTGATGTCTTTTTGCGACAACGGGGCGAAAAAATCATTGTGGGCGATCAGTATCAATCAATTTACGGCTTTCGTTTTGCGGTAAACAGTCTGGAAAAAGTAGATTTCCCCAGATATCAACTCAGCCGAAGCTTTCGGTTCGGCCAGGATTTAGCCGATACAGCCATGAGAGTTTTAGAAATCAGAAAACTCCTCGGGCTCTACAAAAATCCTCTTTTTATCACCGGAGCGGCCGAAGAAGGTCGTAAAATTCAAAGCAAGGCTATTGTTGCAAGGACCAACCTCAAGCTTCTCAAAGAAGCGATCGACGCAATGTCTGAAGGCTGCGATAAAATGTATTTTGAAGGGGATATTAACTCCTACACCTACCTCAACGAAGGAGCCTCCCTTTTTGATGTCCTCTATCTCAACATGGGACGAAAAGAAAAAATCAAAAGCAGCTTCATCAAGGGATTTGCCGACTACCAACAACTTCTTGAATATATTGCTGCAACGGAAGATTCGGAACTTAATCTGGTTTGCGAAATTGTCTCGGAGTATGGACGAGAGCTGTTCTCTTACATCAGAGAGCTTAAAGAAAAACAGGTCCAAAGAGATAAGGCCGAAATGGTTTTTTCTACCGTCCACAAGGTTAAGGGTATGGAATTTGACCAGGTGAAAGTCTGCGATGATTTTATTACAGAAAGGAAGCTGTGGTCAGAAATAGATAAGGCAAAAAAAGACCCAAAGAAGAAAATAGACCGTCAAGCCTTGGCTGAAGAAATCAATATGCTCTATGTCGCCGCAACACGTTCTCGCTGTGACCTTGACCTTCCGAACAATCTTTTCCTGGAAGCTTGAACAAGACCGAGCGCATTCCCCCTGCTAGGCGCGCAGCGCCAGGAGGCGGGTCAAGCGAGGGGGTTTTGATTTTCGCGGTTTTTCCTTCGTGCCTTGGGATTCGATATAACGCTGGATCGTCTCCAGCGACACTTCCCCGACGCTCCCGACAAAATAGGCCCGATGCCAGAAAACCGGCTTCCAATAAAATTGAGCGACATGCTCCGCGAAGCGGTTCCGGGTCCGTCGCGCCGAAGCGGTTTTGAGATTGTTGACCAAAACCGAAATATCCAGCGCCGGATGGATGGATACCAGCAGATGGGCATGGTCGGCCTCGCCGCCGAACTCGATCAACTCGCATCGCCAGTCGTCCAGAATTTCCGAGAACGCCGTTTTCAGATAGTCGAGAAGCGGCGGGGAGAGTACCCGCCGCCGATATTTGGTGACGAAAACAATATGCAGCCTAATCGAATAGACGGCATGACTTAGCGATTTTGTTGTTTGATTTCCCATGCGGCTTAATGTATCATAATCGTATGCAAACCGGCAATAAATTCCGCATCTACCCGACGCCCGAACAGCAGCAGGTCCTTTTGCGCTGGATCGGCTGCCAACGGTTCATTTACAACGCCAAGGTCGGCGAGGACCGTTATTTTCGCCGGTTCTCCCGCAAGTCCCCGGCGTTGTGCGGAGTGCCGATTCCTCGGGATCAGCAGTATGCCCATTTCATCACCGAACAGACCGCGTTTCTGCGGGAAGTCCCTGCCGTCGTGTTGCGAAACGGAGCCTACCGCTGGCGGCAGGCGTACCAGCGGTTCTTCTCCGGGGCCTGCCAGGGCCGCCCGAAGATCAAATCCCGCAAGGGCCGGCAATCGGTCCTGCTCACCCGCGAGCTGTTCGAGCTGGCCCCTCACGAAGACGGCATCCGTTTGGCGGTCGGAACCAAAAAGTTCCCTCTGGGCGAGATCCCGGTAAGAGCGCACCGCCCGGTCGAGAAGACGCCCGCGTCGATTATTCTCAGCGTCGAATCGGGACAATGGCATCTGTCCTTTGCCGTCGAGGACGGAGCGCCGGAACAGACCGAAGCCCAGATCGCCGCCGAACTGCAACGGATGGGCGAAGAGACTCTGCTTCAGGCGGCCCGGGGCATCGACCGGGGCGTGGCAATTCCGGCGGCGGCCTGCGACGGCAGCCGGTTCGATTTCTCTCCTATTCAGAAAAGCGGTTGGCCGGAGCCGAACGCCACCGCAAACGCTGGCAGAAGATCGCCGCCCGGCGGGAAAAAGGCTCGCGCCGGAGAACCAAGGCCCATCAGCGGGCAGCCCGGTATGCCCTCTACGAAGCCCGGGTCCGTTCCGACATGGCTCACAAAGCCAGCCGAGCCCTGGTGGACGATCTTCAGGCCCGGCTGTTCGTCTTCGAGGATCTGCGGACAAAAAACATGACCCGTTCGGCCAAGGGAACCGTCGACAAGCCGGGGCGCAACGTCCGCCAGAAAGCCGGACTCAACCGGGCGATTCTGCATAGCGCCTGGGGCCGGATTCATCAGTTCACCCGTTACAAGGCCCGGCGCATGGGCAAGCTCGCCATCGTCGTGCCGCCTCACCACAGTTCGCAGGAATGCCGACTCTGCGGCTTCACCGCCCCGGGCAATCGGCTCACCCAAGCCGAATTCGCCTGCCAACGCTGCGGACATGCCGAGAACGCCGATTTAAACGCCGCCGGAGTCGTCAAGCTCCGGGGTGTGCGTCTGCTTCTCGCGGGTGAGATCGAGTTCAAAACGCCGCGCCGCAGCGGCATACGGAAACAACTAGGGCCGGAACGGTCCGAAGTTACGCCCGGGGAGAAGGTGTTAGTCGTTCGGGAGCCAACGCCCCGAACGCCGTCTTCGCTGAACCGGGAAACCCCCACTACAACACCGATAGGTGTTTAGTGGCGGGAGAGTTCATGGGCCGAAAAGCCAGTTTAGGCTCCCCCGAAAAATCCTTGATTGACATCCTCCCGGCCGTGAACTGACCGGGTTTTACGGTGCGCCAGGTAATGAAAAATGCAAATTCTGTTCGTTGAGCTTACAGGAAGAAGAAAAGCACTCCAGCGAAAATGTTCATCTTCACTGTCAACAAATCCAAAGGAAGGCAACGAAAGCCTACAGCCCTTGGTGCTATCGCAGACACCATGAAAGATATTAGCCGGAAAGCACATCAAGAACCATCCGAGCTTGATCTTTAGCTTGATCCAGGGCGTTGAGACATTTGTCGTGCTGTCTGTGATAGCTTTGCTCAAATTCATAGAAAAAGAACTGGTGAGTTCCGAATTCTTTTTGTAGTTGTTTCCACAAATCTTTATTCGGAAATTCCTTTTCCGGCAATGATTTGCCTTTATAGAAGCTCTGAAGCCTAAGCGCCCGATCAATAATCGGCAGATAATTACAGAACGCCTGCACGCAGCAAGGTTTCTTAAGCTTCCCCGCGCCGGTCAAAATCCCCAAAAGAGATGCCCCCTCCCAATCGAGGCGATGCAGCACTCCCCCAAAAAAACTCTCATGCCCGCAGAAATAGAGCATGCCTCCAAAATTGAGATCAACACTGTTCTGGCCCGGGGCAACAAGAAGATAGAGATCGACCAAGGGCAGGTTTTCTTGCACAGGCATCACTGGGTCAGACTCCTGAAACAATGCCAGCCTCTTCAAGAAACATACTGGGCTGAACGTCAGTGATCGAATGGCTGATTATGAGCCGTCGCTGTGCTCTTGTTATTCCGACATAAAACAAACGCCTCTCCTCTTCATTATCGGAATTTTTAAGGGGCAGCACTCCATCCTCTACGGCAAGAATCCAGACATTGGGAAATTCAAGCCCCTTGGAAGCATGCAAGGTCATGAGTTTGACCGCCTTGCTGTCCTGGGTGTCTTTACTTCTCTGCGTCAGAAAATGAATGCGTTGGTCGATACTGCCGGAGAGTTTGTTGAAAATATCTTCACACCATCCAAAAATAGACTTCTTATCGCCCCCCACTTGTTTGCCTTGATGAGATTCACACCAACGGGCAACGCCTGAGACAACCAGGCGGATGCGACTACTGGCAACAGCCTGACGCCACTCTTTGTTGCGGGCGATAAAGCCGGATAATACTTTTTTGGTTGGTCTATCTTCGACCGAAAGAGACTTGCGGATCTCAGTCAGCACCTTGATTAAGGAAGCATTGTCTTTGGGGTGCCTGTCATGGATCATGTTGATGATGCGGGAAGAAACCCCCGCCCACTGCAAGGCCTGAATTGCGCCAATGGCGTCATTTCGACTCAGTGATCGAAGAAGGCCCAGAAAGACAGAAGGCTCAGGCTCCTCCCAGAAACTTTTTCCCCCAACCCTCACGCAGGGAATCTTTGCCGCTCTAAGCGCACACTCGACCCATCCAAGCAGTCGATTGGTGCGAGCAAGAACAGCCCATCCCGCATCAGGGTTTTGCCGGATAACCCGCAAAACATTATGGGCCTCGTCTTTGCGGTCAGTGACCTTTATGACCTCAATCGTGCCGGGTTCGCTGACATGGGGATGGATGGATTTAATGACCCGGGTCTTGTTGTGCGTAATCAGCCGGGTGGCCGCGTTAATGATCTCAGCAGAGCTGCGATAATTGACGGACAAGACCAGATGTTCAGCTTTGTTTTTTTTGACAAAATCGGTCATCCCCCGATACCCCATTGCACTTCGCCAACCGAAAATGCTCTGGTCATCGTCCCCAACAATTGTAACACGGGTGCCGTTGGCTACATGGCACTGCATCCACTCATACTGGACTTCATCCATGTCCTGTGCTTCATCCACTAACATGAAGTCGACCGGGAGAGGAGAGATTTCACCGGACTTCATGGCAAAGACCGCACGCCTGAGCATATCTGAAAAATCCTGAGACTCTGCCCTCTCAAGTAGATCCTGATAGGCCTTAAACATTTTTCCCAAAGGTTTGTCAATCCCAGGAGGCGGGTCCATGGAAGCCTTAATAGCATCGACCTGCTCAACCACCAGGTCGAAATCGGACTGGGAAATCTCCGGGGTCATATCAAAGGCCCGCCGCAAATAGACATATCGCTCCTTGCCGGAAAGTATCCGCAGTCGTTTTTTAAACCCCCGCGACTGCCTCAACGCAAGGGAGTGAAAGGTTCCCACATAAAGTCTTTTCCCAGGAGGCTTGTCGCACTGCGCTTCGATTCTCTCCTTTAACTCGTTTGCCGCATCGCGGGTAAAGGTTACCGCGGCGAGGCTGGAGTAACTTCCGCAGAGAAGTTGAGCTGCGCGAACAGCAAGCACACGAGTCTTGCCAGAGCCGGGTACTGCTGCTACACAGCAATGGCCAGAACTGTTGACCGCCTGCTGCTGTTGATGATTAAGCTGCACTCTAAAAACCCCTGTTCAAAGAGCCTATCCCTGAAGAAACTCCAGGGATAGGCGTTGGCAGACTGCTTTTGGCAAGCAAAGCCCAGGTGAAATCCCAGGACCTTAAAAATCAGGCTGTGGCGACCTTCTTCTCTTCAACAGGACTTTCAGCGCCAGAATCAGAATCTTTCGATTTCTCACCTTCCTGAGTTGGATTAGCTGCAGGCGCTTTCTCTTTTTGCTTTTCTTTGTCTTTTGCTCGCTGATTTTGCGCCTGGTTCCTCTTGCGATACGCAGCAAAACGTGCCCGCCGAGCGATGTTGCGAATGGTGGCCGAAATCTTCAACAACCGCCGCTGCAGGTGAAAGGCGCCATTAGTATATTGTCCGTCGGTCAAAACGCCCGAGAGCCACAGCAGCGTCATAGAACGAATTACGCTGTCAACCTCGCTGATCAAAGAAAGATAGCGGCCGGCGCGAGGGTTGAAAATCTGCGCCTCGGTCGATAGGGGGTCGGTAAACTGCGGGTCGCCGACAATGCCGTTTTCATCCAGCAGCTTCTGCATCCGCTCCTTTTCCTGCTTAAGCTCCGTGGACACTTTATCGAGCATATCATCCACGACCTTCTCAACGGCCTTGGCCTCCTCCTCTGTCCCGACAATGCGCAAAACAATGCCGATTTCAGAGAACGCATCGCTTGTCACCTCAAAGCCGCGCTTGTAGACCTGCTGCGCCTGGTGACTGCCCAGGGTGATCTTGCGTGAGAAAAAAGGACGGCTCGGTAGCTCCGGCTGTCGCGCCCGAGCGTTTCTGGGCTTTTGTGCTGCTTTTTGTTTTTTTTCACTCATAAATAACCTCCGTGATTGTTTTTAAAATCTCTGCGGAAACAGGATGTCCTTATCCTAAACCCGCTCTTGCGCAAACAATCCTTTAAATAAGACAGAAAAAAGACCTTATTTAGAGGTTTTTTTTGAATTTGGGCTGATATAGTAGGGCCAATCATCCACGAAACATTACTGCTATGTTCGTGGGAGAGGTAGCTGGCCTCGTTAAATCAACCAGCCAAAAATCCCTCCGGGGAGAGAGCGCATCTCTTCCCGCAGGGGGAAAACCATGCCTTCTCTCTCCGGGCTCTAAACCGCCCGGAATTCGCACTCCCGGGCTTTTCTTTTTTCTCCGGAAAGTGCGACCGGAGAGGAGGAAAAATGAAAGAATATATCATGGCGGCCATAACCCTTGCGGTTATTGCAGCCGCAATGGCCGGGACCTACTATTCGCCGCAAGGCGAACTCGGGGCCCGAGTCACAACCGTTTTGACGGCCTCTAAATAGCGGAGGCCACCCCCTTCCGGGGAGGCTTTGAGTTTTCCCGGAAAGGGAATCGACTCACGCCTCCTCGGTTTTTTGCACAGGTCTCCGGGGTTGCGCTCCCGGATGATCCATTAAGACTGGGAGTCGCGCATCCCGACCCAGACCGGCGGCAAGAAACGCTGCCAAGGAGGCATTATGTCGATCAACAAAGTCATTCTGGTAGGAAACCTCGGTAAGGACCCCGAACTGCGCTACACTCCGTCAGGAGTCCCCGTGGCGACCTTCTCTCTTGCCACCAGCGAACGCTTCAAGGACCGCAACGGTCAGCAGCAGGAAAAAACAGAGTGGCACAACATCGTGGCCTGGCGGCAGCTGGCCGAGATCTGCGGCAAATACCTGCATAAAGGCAAGCAGGTTTATCTGGAAGGCAAGATCCAGACCCGCAAATACCAGGATCGCGACGGAAACGATCGCTACATCACCGAGATCGTCGCCGATCAGATGCAGATGCTCGGTGGCGCCGGTGACGGCGCCAGGCAACAGTCGCATGCACCGCAAGGCGGAGGCGGCTACCAACAACAGCCCCAACAACCCCAAGGTGGCTATCAGCAGCAACCGCCCCAGAATAATCAGGGCGGCTACCAACAGCCCCAGGGTCAGCAAGCCGCCCAAGGCGGCCAAGCACAACCACAGCAAGGTGGTGGAGGCGGATATCAACCAGATATGGGATTTAATCCCGATGATGATATTCCCTTTTGAGAACCAAATATGGTAAAAAATACCATTTAGGGTTTCCAGTTAAAATCATCACCTAAAAACCTGCACAAGCCCCGACCCGGGGATCAGCTAACCCCCGGGAGGGCCGGAAGTCTTAGGACTTTCCGCCGGGGGGTTATGGAGGTGTAAGATGGCCAAGGTTGTCGAAATATTCAACAAGGATGGGACTGTCTCAGAGTATTTGCCGTTATCGGCAAGGCTGGGACACTTCCTGGAAACGTACCCACCTTCCAAGGGTTTCCAGGTCATTATTGAACCCTGCGACCCTCTGGGCCTTAAACCCGGCATGGCAAGTCTGCTTAAAGCAGGGATTGAGGCCGGCCGGGAGGTCAAGGAGATCACCGCCTCTCCGGCAATGGCTGGGGTAATTTTCAAGGCTTCCTTGATCGACCCCGAAGGTCGGGTGTTGGCCACCGCGTCATCCTATCAGATGAAAGTCTCCCAGCCGAAAGACTGGGAAATTGGCGAGACAAGCGCTCGCCAGCGGCTCTTGGCGGCTCTTGGCTTTGGGGGCGACGTCCTCGATGAGGACGAAGAAGGTGATATGAAAGGGCAAGGCCTGAAATTCCAGGTCAAAAAGCCCTCCACCAAATCGCCGCAGCCCCCCTCCCCCGCTCCTGCCGCAAAGCAGGAACAAAAGGAGAAGGCCGAAGCTGTTCCGGAGGTGGCGGACAAAAAGCAGCCTGTAGAGCCAGAACCTCCGAAAAAAGAGGAGGCGAAGCAGGAAAAAACCGCTGCCAGCAACAACGTGCCTGCCGCACTTATGCGGCAGATCGAACATCAAGCAAGATTGAAGGGGATCGAGCCCCCCGAGGTCAAAAACCTCGATGAGGCCCGCGAAGCCCTAAAAAAAATGATGGCCATGGCCACGTAGCTCGGCTATCACCCATTAAACCCCAAGGGGACATTGCTTCCCTTGGGGGAGTTTTGTCCTCTGTCTCTATGAGGAGGACAAGATGGACAGAAAAAGTTATATTCTTGGGCACTTCCGGGGAAAGGAGGAATGTGCTTTGGAGAGATTTAACAAGGTAGTCGAAGTGGTGGCCGGTGATGATGTGGCCGTTTCTCTTCTGGAGAAACTGCTGGATTCGGCCGAGCGATATTTCGGCACCGTATGCAAGATGGAGGCGCGCCTTAAAATGGCCCGCTTTCGTCTGGAAGGTGAGGAACTTCGCGACCTCACCGAAACCCTTGACCGGAATCGGCGCATGGCACATGAGGCGCTGATTTCCAATCTGCATATCTTTAACAGATATGCGCTGAAAGAATTCGGTGAAGACATGCCGATTGGTGGAGTGTTCTCAAAGAACCCTGAAGCCATTCGCGACCGCATAGCGGTCGGCGATTGGGCAGGAGAGCTTCTCTGCGCACTTTACGTTCGTCGCAAGCGCTAAACCGAAACCTTTCAAAAACCCCGCGCCCGGGGGAGCCTTTCATGTCTTCCCCGGTCAGGGGATCATGATTTGCTCCACCCGGGCTTTTTTATTTCAAAGTCCGGGCCCTTCGCGCACCCCGGATAAAACTTTACCCGGCAGCGCACCGGGAAGGAGCAAAGTCATGATCGCATTCGGCTTCTTCTTTAATGGTTCTTTTTCTGGCAATAAAGACTTTGAAAAGGCGGTGGATCAGACCATCGCCAACCTCGAAGTTCTGTTGGCAGATAGCGAGATCACCTCCAACATCAATATGGACGACAATCGTGACGGAACCTTCTCCCTGGTGGTCGAGGTTCCCCAGCACATGGTTGTCCATCATCTGGTGATGGGGGTGGAAGAGATTTTGGCCGAACTTGGCTTCATGTCCGAGCACGGCCTGGCCGTCGAATCCCTCTATGAGGGCGAAGAATCGGTCGACTTCTACGGGTTCCCATCTGAAGTTGAGGATCTGCAGAAGAACTACCAGCCTATCGGCGCTGAGTCGGTGGTGGGTCTTTCGGACTGGTCCGAACGTGACTGCTACGAGGTCATGTTCGGATAAAAAACAACCCCGGCCCGGGGGAAGCATATATCATCTCCCGAGGTTCGGGGAATGTTATCTGCCTCCTTCGGGCCTTTTTTGTTCAAGGGCCCGATGATTCGCGCATCGGGCTTTTTCGTTTGGCCGGAAAAAGCGCGTATCCGGCAGGAGGTAGGTATGGGAAAAATCATTCGAGTCCGTCCTTCTGAGATCCTGAAAAGAGAAGAATGCCCGTTCGCGCGGCATCTCTTCTACGACAAAGGAATTCGGAGCGAGGCCGAGAGTTGCAACCTGGTGTTTGGCAGCTGCGTTGATGACGCAACGGCCAAATATCTCGAAGCTCTCCATGCTGGGGTCGATTTCGACCCCGAAACCCATTTTCTCTTAAAGTGGGACGAGGCGGTTGAGTCGAAGATCATCAAATATTCTTCGATCTGGAATGCCGCAGACCTTCGGGAAACCGGCAAGAAACTCTGTGCCGACTTCCCGCAAGCGTGGGCTAAGCTCGGGCTTATGATCCTGGCCGACGAAAAGGGGCCGCTCGTGCGGCGGCGCCTGATCGCCAAGATCTCCCCCGACGTCGAATTGTCGGGGGAGATGGATGTCGTGGGGCTAAACCTTGATGGTTATGCCGTTATAGTCGACGTCAAGACCCCGGCTGCGGCCAGTAGCGAAAATTTTGCCCTGGTCGGCGACCAGCTCACCGCCTATGACATCCTTGTGAGTGCGTATGTTGACAAGCTGGGCATCATGGGCGTTGCCAAAGTTGGATATCTGGAGGGGTTGAAGAAAAAAATCCCCAAGACCAACCGCGGTACGGGACCCATCTGGACCCACAACCTGGTTGCGGCTCGAACCGAGGCAATGAAACAGGACTACATCAACAAGGTTCTGTTTGAAGTCGCAGGAATTCGAAGCGGCTACCACCCGCGCAGGGGTCGCATGGCGTACAATACGCCCTGCGATCTCTGCGGTGCGACCAGCTAAGGTCGTCTGTTTGATTGTCAAAACGGACAGAAACACGGTCCGGCTTTGACCAGGAATGTCACTTCCTGAGCCTACCAGGGCATGCAGGATCAGTAATGAACCTGTGTGAAGCCCCTGGGACAAGTGTACCCGGATGGAAACATGGACCAAACGCCGTGAGGCTATTAGGGACTACTGCTAGCAGTAGAGCGGTTACGGGGCTGAGGCTGAAAGGTATGGCTAACACATGTGAACTGTCGTGAGAAGCATCGTCAACGCAGACTCACCAAAACTGCTGATAGGTGTGAACGAGAGGAGGATACTGTTCTCGCATATAACAGTACGTGACCAACAGACCTCTCCGGTGCATAGACAGAGCCTAACCCTTTCGTTAGTCAACAGATGGCAACTGGGTAAGCCCGTATTTCTGCCTACTAATGGGCAAGGAAGCCGCAAGGTAACCTGTTGGGAATGCGGGTAAAGGATGTCGGAGAAAGCGAATGCCACCCTGTAATGGGGTGGATACGGATTGAAACATTGTCCGGCCCGAAAGGGAGCAGACTTCCGACTGGTCACTAATCACGAAAGAACCTATAGAACCCCCTAAAGGAGGGAATGCAAATGAACGCAAAAAGAAAAACTGTTGCGTGTGCGCCCTCTGCGGGTTGCGTTGACTGGCACCAGATTGACTGGAAAAAAGCCAACGCAAACGTAAGGAGGCTGCAGGCGCGTATCGTGAAGGCTACCAAGGAGGGCAGATGGGGCAAGGTGAAGGCCTTGCAACGTCTGCTTACAACGTCATTCAGTGGAAAAGCTCTGGCAGTTCGTAGAGTCACTGAAAACCGTGGTAAAGCCACAGCAGGAGTGGACGGTGAAAAATGGGCCACTCCGAAACAAAAAGCTGAAGCAATCACAAGAATGAAGCGTAGGGGCTACAAGCCCCAACCGCTCAGAAGAGTCTATATCCCAAAAGCCAACGGGAAGAAACGACCATTGGGCATCCCAACGATGCTGGACAGGGCAATGCAAGCAATTTACTTGCTTGCTCTTGCACCGGTGGCCGAGACCACTGCCGATCCGAATTCTTATGGATTTCGGCCGGAGCGGTCCGCCCACGATGCAAGGGAATGGGTCCATACCCTGCTAGCACAAAGAACAGCACCCGAATGGGTGTTGGATGCGGATATAGAAGGTTGCTTCGACCATATAAGTCACCAATGGCTGATCGCCAACATCCCTATGGATAAGGCGATCCTTAGTAAGTGGCTGAAGGCTGGAGTAGTCTTTAATGGGGAATTCAACCCCACAACCGAGGGTACACCGCAAGGAGGTATCATCTCCCCTACCCTGGCGAACATGGCACTAGATGGGCTTGAAACGATGCTAAACCGGAAGTTTCCCAAGATTAACACGGGAAAACAAAAAGGTGAGCTATCAATCCCGCCTTATGCTCTGACCAAAGGGGTAATTCGGGAGTACCGAAATAACGTGTACTTCAACCCCAAGGTAAAAATTGCCCGGTACGCGGACGATTTTATCGTAACAGGGGAAGATAAGACGTTTCTGGAAGAGGTGGTTAAGCCCGAGATTGAAAGTTTTCTCAAAGAAAGAGGACTAAGGCTTTCTGCGGAAAAATCAAGGGTCACCCACATCGCTGAAGGATTCGACTTCCTTGGTTGGAACGTGCGGAAATACGATGGAACACTGCTGATCAAGCCGGCGAAAACATCCATCGCCAAATTGATCCGCTCCATACGGGCTACCGTGCGGGAACTCAGGACTGCCCCAGGCCATGAAGTGGTGAGGAGACTCAATCCAATCCTTAGGGGTTGGTCTAACTATCACAAGGTAGCGGTCTCCAAAGAGATCTTTTCGAAGATCGACAGCTTCGTATGGCAAAAGCTGTGGAGATGGGCAAAGCGGAGACATCCTAACAAAGGAAGCAAGTGGATCCTCCGGAAATATTTTGCTCACCATCAACTGGCGAGCAAAACCTTTGCTCCTCAAAATGAAAGTGGCAAGTTTCGGAATTACATCTGGAGGCTCGGGGAAGTTCATATTACTCGTTACGACAGAATTAAAGCCGAAGCAAATCCTTACGACCCTGAATGGGAAGAATACTTCGAAAGGCGCCTTGCTAAGGAGTTGTTCAAGACCATGACGGGCAAAGGAAAGCTCTCTAGGTTGTGGAGAAAACAAAAAGGCCTGTGTCCCAAATGTGGAGGAAAAATCACCACAGACACCGGCTGGCATGTTCACCACAAAGTTAGTCGAGCTAAGGGCGGTGGAGATAACCAGGAGAATTTGGAAGTCTATCACCCCTTTTGCCACATTCAGCATCACCACGGATAAAGACGCCTTGTAACCGGAGCGCGTCACAGCGCTTTTATAGTGGCTTGAGCCGTGTGCGGGGAAACTTGCACGCACGGTTCTTAGGGGAGGATGAATCGGCAACGGTTTGTTCTTACCCGACATTTTGCCGGGTACTGCCTCAAGGGAGAGACCGAAGACCTCTCCTTCCCGTCCGAGCAAGACTCGGAGGATGATGCAGCCTGACGAAACAACCCCAGAAGGGGGCATACGCCCCCGCCGGGGCCTCTGTGCCCTCTTCTCTTTTTCAAGGAGGACGGCATGGAGATCATTCGATC
The genomic region above belongs to Geoalkalibacter subterraneus and contains:
- a CDS encoding DUF3232 domain-containing protein, translated to MDRKSYILGHFRGKEECALERFNKVVEVVAGDDVAVSLLEKLLDSAERYFGTVCKMEARLKMARFRLEGEELRDLTETLDRNRRMAHEALISNLHIFNRYALKEFGEDMPIGGVFSKNPEAIRDRIAVGDWAGELLCALYVRRKR
- a CDS encoding PD-(D/E)XK nuclease family protein, with amino-acid sequence MGKIIRVRPSEILKREECPFARHLFYDKGIRSEAESCNLVFGSCVDDATAKYLEALHAGVDFDPETHFLLKWDEAVESKIIKYSSIWNAADLRETGKKLCADFPQAWAKLGLMILADEKGPLVRRRLIAKISPDVELSGEMDVVGLNLDGYAVIVDVKTPAAASSENFALVGDQLTAYDILVSAYVDKLGIMGVAKVGYLEGLKKKIPKTNRGTGPIWTHNLVAARTEAMKQDYINKVLFEVAGIRSGYHPRRGRMAYNTPCDLCGATS
- the ltrA gene encoding group II intron reverse transcriptase/maturase, with protein sequence MNAKRKTVACAPSAGCVDWHQIDWKKANANVRRLQARIVKATKEGRWGKVKALQRLLTTSFSGKALAVRRVTENRGKATAGVDGEKWATPKQKAEAITRMKRRGYKPQPLRRVYIPKANGKKRPLGIPTMLDRAMQAIYLLALAPVAETTADPNSYGFRPERSAHDAREWVHTLLAQRTAPEWVLDADIEGCFDHISHQWLIANIPMDKAILSKWLKAGVVFNGEFNPTTEGTPQGGIISPTLANMALDGLETMLNRKFPKINTGKQKGELSIPPYALTKGVIREYRNNVYFNPKVKIARYADDFIVTGEDKTFLEEVVKPEIESFLKERGLRLSAEKSRVTHIAEGFDFLGWNVRKYDGTLLIKPAKTSIAKLIRSIRATVRELRTAPGHEVVRRLNPILRGWSNYHKVAVSKEIFSKIDSFVWQKLWRWAKRRHPNKGSKWILRKYFAHHQLASKTFAPQNESGKFRNYIWRLGEVHITRYDRIKAEANPYDPEWEEYFERRLAKELFKTMTGKGKLSRLWRKQKGLCPKCGGKITTDTGWHVHHKVSRAKGGGDNQENLEVYHPFCHIQHHHG